The genome window TGCATAGAATCTGTATTCTTTCATGTCCTTCATACCTTCTGCCAGTGCTAGGCTGATACAGTGTCAGGTGCTGTTAGTGCATAAGTGTTCACTGCAAAACTTGTGACTGCAACCAGAGGTAAGGCCACTGTCAGTCATGGAAGCATCCTGATGCAGGCCTGCAAGGAGGGTCCTGGGGCCCTGGATAAAGGCAAGTGCACAGACCAGCCTCCTGTAAAGTGTCAGCCACCTCAGAGCAACTTGAAGTGCGAAGAGGTCGTATCTGCTCCCCTGAAAGaggctgtatgggaactgctgaatcatggcctgaacctctgattgatcacctgaggcgagcaatgagtcagccacaggagcacaggtgaaggcaattcagctgtgctacaggaaggggtggagcctagctgcacctctcctagacccatttaagagctgaccagcggtggggaaggatctcttctggagatctgctctgctggagtttcataagcgagcccaggatatgggCAAGCttctatttattctctttttgttattataatctgctttgcctaactctcttgtttattttgtaattataacatcttaatattcaCTGATTATACAGAGGCACACAAGGTAGGATGTCTAAGGAAGACTCTCATAGAATGCTTTATGAGAGAAAGGCAGTCCCATAACTTGCATTTTGGAAAGAGACATCTGGCCTAGGACTTAATGCAGTTCATCATCTaactaacagaagaaaataatgattttttaaaaaggaaaaacaaacaaacaaacaaaaaaaacaggtgTCCTTCAGAGGCACAGCTTTAAGAACCACTTATTGCTTATGTGAAGTACAGAGGCTTGTGGTGACATGTTTGGGGCATTCCTCCGTCTCACTATCAGCATTTTGCCTTTCCTATGGGTAAATGCTGTAGATATGGGTAAGAAGGCATTTTTATTGCTAGACTGGGTTGTGCTGACTTGCCAGCTGTTTTGGAAGTCAGTATGACTGAAATGTGTTCGTGGGGAAAGTGGAACATGATGAATAAAGAAAGTACTCATGGAGAATATCATGTTAAAGCGTGCTCTGCTTGTGCCCTGTGCCACACCAGCGGTGGTGCCAATGCAGTTCTGTGGGGCTGTCCTGTGAAATGAGTTACCATCAGTGAGTGAGTATTCTCCCTGGGAAGCACATCTCCTGCCTCTCAGCAATGCTGTTATTGCTGGGATAAATTGCAGATgtgcaaaaaacaaagcaaactggAAAATTGTCTTTCAAAGTTATAATTCACCCATACTtgaattgtaaaataaatagcCTTTGTTTCATGTGTAGGATGTCAAGAACAGGTGAAATACACTAAAAAAATAGAGATCCTACGGCCTAAACTTAAATAGAGCTGCCACTGGCATTAGTAAATGTCTTTTCAAGTGTATATTTTGATTGTATCTTTTAGCAGTCCCAGTAGCTTCACGGAAGGCTGCAGGTGCATGGGATTCGCCAGGGTTCCATCCCAGCTTCACAGCTTTACATGTGGCCTTGAGACTGCTGGGTGTGTGTCTCCAGTGAAAGAGCTGAACAAAGAGTAGCATTAAATTTACATTTCCAGTTGCAATGCGGATGCAAAGGGAAATGAGCCAAGTGGAATTGGTAATATCATTTCAAGCACTGGCTAACATCCATAAGCAGCTGTGCCTGCCCTCAGACTGCGACGGGACATTCAGaacatatttctttaaaaaggtCATTGAGGGATACAACCCCCAGCATGCACTGCATGCTAAGTGATATGGCTTTTACATCGGCCTCACATTGGACATTTCCCTTTCTTAATTACACTAACAATCTTCGGCCTGAGGCACATTGAGGAATGGCCCATCTGCGTTGGAAAAACTGTACACGGAAAGCAGCCAGCTTTTNNNNNNNNNNNNNNNNNNNNNNNNNNNNNNNNNNNNNNNNNNNNNNNNNNNNNNNNNNNNNNNNNNNNNNNNNNNNNNNNNNNNNNNNNNNNNNNNNNNNtggtttggttttttttgcacaTAAGAATCTGGGACAGTTTTCACAATTTCTTGTCTCGGGATTGTTGTGGAGATATCCTGACGGGCAGGCAGGTGAGCAGATGTGCAAATACAGCACCACATAAAGAAGCATTGAGGCAGGATTTTCACCTCAACGTGTATAATTTTAAGTCACTAAGCAATTGGAATTAACAGAGCCAGTCAAAGAATGAAGGCTGTGTAGAGAGGGAGCCTGGAGCACCTAGGAGTTTATATATTGTGAATAACAAAGACTACTCAAAGGTGGgaagcataaagaaaaaatgttcagatGTTGTTGCACAACTCTGGCTTGCACATTCTGTGCTTTATGCGTGAAAACCATTTAATACTGCTGAGCAGCGTTTGCAGCTCCTTGGAGCTGATGGAGAGGTGCTTATTTCTTCACTGGCCCTTCACTGATTGAATGCAGCTTGGTGGCACTGATGGATGCTTTCTGCTGCCCTTTCTGATACCCAGAGAGACAACTCCTACTTTCGATTACTGGCATTGCATATGCCATGGAATGGTGGCAAAATTAGCCTGTCTTTTTAGATTAGTATGATTtctaatgctgctgctgctgctgggagaaatGGCAAAACCTGGTGTTGGAGAATGACAGAGGTTTGGAGAAGTGTTGCAGACTTGTACTGAAAAGGAGTGCAGTGGGTGCATTGACAGGTTTCTTATTTGAAATTCTGGAATCTAAATCACTGTAGTCACAGTTATGATTATACACTCGATATTCTGCTCATattgtgaaatgttttgttttaaatctgaaaGATTCTTATGGAGTATTTGAAGTTTTGCAgcttctgtggaagaaaaaatatatctttttaatttacattcACAAGTGACAGTACACAGTAATTAAGTGAACCTGATTTCTATTTGCAAAGcattctaagatttttttttctttttttttaatgttactaTAATGAGATGCTGGAGCAAAATAGAACCAACAAAAATCATCATTAAAAAATCATCAGTTTGTCTTTATAGGCAAAGATATGTTTGCTTTGTTATTATCAGAGTTGTCTTAAATTGGCATTTCTAAATTGTTGAAATTGCTTTGCTATTTTACTAAGTGAACCTAAGTTTTGACTCATAAGATCATTTCTGTGCTATTCTTCTAGTGAgatctttgctttttcagtccATCCTTAAGCAAAATAAAGAGCTATGGAACTTTTCAACACAACACATAAACATAGTCTAATGCCTAGAGGTAGTACTAACAGAATGATACTTTTATTAATGtgtgttttaaaaactgataCAATAGAAATAAGCTGTGATTCTGCTGTTTCTTAACAAATCTCATTAAAGAATTGGGCCCACAGTCCAATTATCCAGGTAAGTAATTTGCTTATAAGTGAAAAAGAAGTCTGATTCACTTGTGAATTAATATATGTATACTTAAAATAATAGAGccattcattcattttgtaaAGTTGACAGTCTGATTCAGTGgtaaatgttgtatttttttccttcaaaacagaaacagtctgagaaaaaaatgagtttgtaAATGTCTAAACAAGTTTCAGCGttagttttaaaaatgagataGAGAAAGCTCTATCTGGATCGTCAGTATTAACCAGTTACTTCCTACTGACACATGGTAATGTCAAGGTTGTTTGAAGTACTGTCCTAAAGGATGTTTTGGTCATAGTTAATAGGATCTATATTATGTCATGAGGGAGATTCTCTTTATGAAGCCTCATTAAGGGTTCAGACAAGATCTCTAAAAGCAAAAGTAAATCTAGAGATGAAATATTGGCACATGTATCTCTGATGAAATGCATGTTCCTTGTACAGGTCCAGTTCTAGAAACCTAATTTCAGTTACTTGTACTGCCTTTTACAGATCTAGAGATTAACATTCAATCTAAAAATGTTCAGCTCTGCAGACGAGGTTTTCTCATTGgataatttattttatgaaagacCAGATAcaaaaaaaggtaaatatttaCTGTTAAATACATATAATTGTTTCCCAAGTATTTCCAGACTGTGTttaacagcagatttttttaaatgtaacttCCATTTCTACTTCTTAATAGAAATCTGAGGCTAGAAATTTCATGGTTCCAGCAACTCGTactttcaagtatttttctcAGTAAGCTAACAAGATTTGGATAATGCAGGCATATCTTCCAGGTGTAAGAAGAATTTAGCTGAATTTTTGCCTCTTAAATTTACTGTGATTAAAAATCACATGACTTAAAAAGTTTTTTAGCAGGAGAAACGGTATGTTGTTTTGTGAGTAGTTGTTTTAATCTAGGTGTTATAGAGGGTGCTTTAAGAATgctttttccttgcattttttaTGATAGAGATCTAGAAAATAACAAGTCAAACATTTGGTGGATTGCACCTGCTCCAGCAATTGATGAAATTCCACCTGCAGAGGAGTTACAGAGGGAACTTGAAAAAAACGCAGCCAGCAGTTGCATGGgtaaaatatttggaattccTTTTAAATGACTTGACAGATAATAAACTTGACATACAATTCCTCCCCTTTCTTTTAATGCTGTGAATTATTGAGTGTTGTATATATGCAAATTCAAACATATTTTAGTTCAGAGGAATGGTCCTGGTTATAGGAAAGGTTTGGCCTAGTGGCAGTTCTCTTTGTGCATGTACAGCCTGCAAGTTCACTTCACTGCCTGCAGAAGTGGGCAATGGAAGGAGTaagctattttgttttgtgttacGGTGCTTCATGGAATAGTGGGAAGCAACTGCAAGAATAATGCAGCATGTGAACTTGATGACCTCCCACCCAAGACATAGAGTTTATATGAACCTaacttttcttcccccttttattttcctttttccttttttaattctcttgctgtcctctctctctccctcctcttttattttcccacaTTCATACTCAGAAGTCtaaacgaataaataaataaattagaacCTGATCGTTGTTGTTAAAGGATTATCAGGTCAAAGTGAAGGCTGTGTGAAAGCTATCCTTTAATCTTTTTGCATCCAATTGCTCATTTCTGCTATTGCCTCTTTTGCTGAGTATAGCAAATGAGAATGCTTGTAAAGTCACTCAGATCAGGACACTGATCCCACCAAGAGCTAAGCGTACAAATCCTAAGTAACTAAGATGACTGTGAAACCAGACTGACTTCATTAGGAATTTTGGCTGTTGAGATCTCAGGTCTTATCTCACAGCTGTTCTTAGCAGGTACTTCAAGTCTAGTAATTgaatcagtttttaaaacagattgtCTACATGTTGAGGCAGAGTAACAGTTTTCCATTTCACAGATTTCTGGGATTCAAGCTAAGGATGTAtctgaaagtaattttcatGTACTTCGTAGTGCTCAGGAGTAGCTTTGttccattattttaaataacGAACAAGGAAACTGGCCCTAACTTTTTAATTGTCAGGAGATGTATTTGTCAGAATTAATCATAAAATGTAGAGAGTTCTTGCAATAAAATAGGAGGGTAAGTCCATGTAATATATGTGAAGTTGACTGATTTTATCTGGAAGATGTTTAAGGAAATGAGTATAAATAGGAATATGAGTGAATATTCTTGTCTATTCTAGGAGGGATAAAACACCAGAAGTTCATACAACAATGTAAGAGTATCACTGAGGAAGTAAATAACAAATCACCAGTACCTACTTGTTTTGGCACAGCCTCTGAAAAAGAAGTGCTCCAGTTATGTGTaggaggaagaacaaaaaagcaTGGAAGTCTGAAAATGGCTTCAATGTTTCTCTCTCCCGATCAAGCTAAATATAAAATAGGAACAGAGATTTTTCAGCAACCTGATTCAAATTTCTCAAAgactaaaatattaattaattttccAGAAAATGGTGATGATGAGAGTGTTCATTCAACATTTCGAAAAAGGTATGTTTGTAGTCAATTCTAATAATTCAGCAATTGTATGATTGTTTTAGGTCTGTTTCTCAAATGCAGAATTTTTGATCCTCTGCGTACTTCAATAGGGCTCCAGACATTAAATCCTTTCagtgtaaaataaaaagaagtttcCTTTTGGCAGTATTTTAGTACTGTGATTAAATGTGTCCTGAGTTCAGGAAGGTAAgcatgctgttgtttttttaatgttaataatTTTTGAGATAGGACAGGTTATTGAAAATACCATTTCGAGTTCATTATCTCTTATGAAGAGCAAGAAGACAGATCAGAGAGGAATATCCTTAGCAGTTCACAGCATGATTTCAGTGCTGCCCAGGAGATGAGGTTTTACAGATAAGCACCTCTCCTATGCCCAGCTCTTCTCAGTCCTTAAAACTCGTAtgactctctctctctctttttttaattatgcagAGGTTGGCAGTTAATGTACTATTAGGATTCAGAATGCATCTGGACAAGgagttcacttttttttcaggttCTTTCTGGAACAAAATTAAAGTTAAAATGTACCTTCGTGTAGAGGAGTGTCAGATCAAATAAAACTAGATACAAACTTACTGTAACATTTCAGTTGTGTTTGTaatataaatatgtttatttttcaaatattggaGAAACTATTTAACATAcaacaaagtaataaaaatcCTGCATCTTTTGCAGCTTATTTAAAATGCCTGATTGtatgtataaaaatacagaatttaaaGAACGTTCAACGGATATGAAAGAATTTAATACTCACTTTAATACAAGTGAAAACAtgacagaagtgaaaaaaaatgcatggagAGAGGATCATCAGCCTCCAGTAACTACAGACTCAGGTTTTATCCTACACAGGGTAAATGATGGGGACATGGCATCTAAAattggaattaaaataaaatcgTTGTCCAGTGCTTCAAAGATTCTGGATATGACaggtaattattattattctattgAAAGTAGAAAGAGAGATTTGGAGGCTGGCCAGGAATGGCTTCCTGTCTGATTGCCTGCTGTGCTGAGTTACTAGACACTAGTCTAGTATGAGAGGATGAGATGAGAGCGCTGCATGTCATTGAGTTCAGCAAAGGTTTTTGTGGGATCTTAGAGTAGCTGAGGAACACTGTTTTCTGCTATGGTTTTGTATCTAAGTCAGGATAGGAAGGTCTGAGTGAGTTACAAGTCCGTTACAAATGTGTTACGAAATGGTTGGCTGAGAGAGACAGGTCAGTGAGTTGTGCTCTACTCATGTGCCTGCCTCAAGTGCAGAAGCAGGGCTTTGTCCTGGCACTTGAGCTACCCAACACCTCTCTCAGGGACCTGGGGAAGTGGTGCAGTGAGCTTGAGGAAATATTAATGTCATCAAGGCGGGGGGTGGACACCAGTGAGCGCACCTGAGAGCCGGGCTGCTCTTCAGAGAGACCCATCTATGGAGGAGGGACCAACAGGGACCTGGTGAAATTCAGTAGGTTCAAATGCCAAGTCCTGCCCTGAGGAAGGAGGAATAAGGAGGAATCCCTGGAGTTTCTGTGGAGTGGACtgactagaaaataaataaataaataaataaaaagtcagGAAGCTTGGATAAAGTGATTCTCTCCTTCTCAGCACTTTTGTACGACTTTAAACTCGCTTCTCAGATGTGTAGGTACTGCATTCAGATTTAGCTCTCTGACACAAGCAAGACATCCTGGAACCAGAGTTCAGCAAAGGGCTACCAAAATGATCCTTTCAGATGATAGGCTTCTgtcctccttgtcctgttggCTCCTTCTGTATCACCTGTTCCTTGTTCCATACAGCCTTGCAGCACCTCACAAATGCATAGCTTAGAGTCAGGATTTCATAGGCTATTGgttgaaaataatgaaatctgtttttataaaCTTATCTACTTTTATTTAGGAACTACGGGAAGGAACTTGGAAATTTTGAGGGCTGTTACAGAAATACGTATCTTTTATCTGTTGTATCTGGTCTACTGATCTACAATGCTTCTACCTTTATAAAATTACAATGTTTAATTTGCAGCCATAGGAACTCCTGCATTACTCTGCAATACTTTTGAACTGCAATGTAGTGCCAGGGGGAATCAAATGATGAATTGGTGTTTATGCCTGGGATTTCCTAAGCTAGAGTGAAAATAGGACAATTTATAATAAACATATTCATTGCTAAGCAAATTGGCTCTTATTTCAAATGTTCGCATTTTATCCTGAAAgcaacttatttttaaaatgaaaaatgtgaaatttttagtttgcagaatatatttttaaagctacaTTATATATGCTGACACACATAAATATACATAATCTCTAAtactttaaataaagaaaaaagtagttaGACTCATTAGGAAAAATGAATCCTACTTTTTGTCCCAAATTCTCAAGAGAAAACAGGCTTTACatgtgagggctgctctgaaaacaaagcctcctattttatgatgttggcccatgatgtcagaggtggatgttggtggtgttGCAGCAGAGGTCGATCCTTCCCACCGAtattctgtttcagtttgttGCCATATGACAGATGGctgcagaggggcaatctgacagaaCGACCTTCCatgtggaagtgtgtatgaagcaaaggtgtattGTTGAATGtttccatatggaaaaaattgAACCTTTGAAATTCATTGAACGTGTATGGAGACcacacagtgaggtggtgggtgctgcatttcagcagtagcaacaaCAGttacctccactggtgcagatttttacaagcatggcatgcaggctcttagTTTtggctggcaaaaatgcacagataaTGGTGGTGTCTaagctgaaaaacagtattttgtagcttTTGTTCAATCAGGTGGTATTATCATGCTCCTTtatctgtggaaataaatagaaggcattactttcagagtgacctgcATAGTTCTTACAGATCATTGGTCTTGTACAGATATTGGGTCTTGTATGCATATTGTACATTTccattcattaatttttaagcagattttatgctaattcttctttttcttattcctgcTTTGAATCCATAACATAAGTAACCATCCATTGGTATaacaaagtgttttatttttttgttttgctttggttttgtctttttttttgcatttttcactcTTTAATATTTTGTTGCTAGTAAGATATCAAATGATAGTCTAAATATCATGAAGAGTAAATGGCTACATTAAGGCCACTAAATTCATGTGAACAGTTAGAGAATTGACACAGTATCCCAAACAAGCAATTATTAGCAACTATTCAGTAGTTCTGATGCTTCCTGTTACAGATGGTCAATGTTTATCCTTTTGAAAATGGGTCATTTATTTAGGGGAGTAATTTTAGAGaagcctttaaaataaatctttatcttttttattattattatttatttaattaacttcttattttaattctccctttttctttacctttttattgagtcttttaaaatgaatgtagCATCCATCTAAGTCCTCAGCTGTTCATTGTTAGTGTTGCTGCTGGTGTTACATCCAGCTGTGTTTGCAACCACCTGCAGCTGACCAGATGGTTGTGGCAAGACTGCTTGTGTGGCTTCAGTGCAAGTCCAGGCAAGGATCAGCTTGCTCGTTTGGATCTATAATGAAACAATGCTCTCCTTCCTCTTGCTTGTATTATAGATAGGAATATATTTgtctgaaaaatacatattgGCCATTGAAAATACCTTTAAAACCACCATTACATTAAGATATCGTAGGTGGATTTCTTTACAACTGGGCGTACTGTGCTTCTTAGTTTCTGCTACATAACAAATGTAATGTGGCATTTGATGCTGCAGATATTTTAACAGCAGTGTTCTGCTTGctcttttaaatgctttcacATGACATAATTGTATGCAATTCCATGAAGCTTCTATGGAGGAGGTTCTTGATTTATGATATAATCCTGAGATCTCACAGATAGGTGCtgggtttattttctttgtaaagtgAAATATTTGGTATACCAAGAATCTAAACAAAGCTACTAAATCATTTAATGAGTTCCTTTTTGATAATTGTGATATATTTTAGACTTGAATTTAAGCTGCAAGAAAAGCCTTCGTTTctcaattttaaaagaaatgttaaactTTTCACTCTGTTGTTTTCGATTCCTTAATGCTCTCAAGCAACCCAATTTAGGTGTATTTTTAAGGAGTTTCCATATTTTAACTATGCACAGTCTAAAGCTTTGGATGATGTAAGTATGAAACATTAGCTGCAGCTGTAAGTAGTACTTGGCAGATAAGCAATTGCATAAATGTAAGTGAAATTTTAATattcaaaactgaaaaggaaattgaaagcTACAAGATATCTCAAATCTCTTCCTGAAGTAGTTAATCAGGATTCTGCTCAGCATGGTACCTACACAAATTGCTAATGGTTTTAAATGGTTTTCAAAGGAGTATTAAGGAGAACTTTAGTGAAGGATGTCCGTTTAGGAAAGTGCTTTTTACCCATCCCTTATTCTTATCAGatatgcttttttaaaagcaaacaaacaacttgAGATTGTGAGGTATTGCGGAGATGGGAAATCAGTCTTAACAGTCtctaaaagcatttaaaaattttatcCAACTCTATGGGAAATACCAGCTTTATTCATCACAACTTCTAAGCATGATTTTTTAAGCTACTGGCATTTTTGTGCTTGTCACAGAATGGTAGATTTGCATATTAACCTTAGagaagcaatatttttcttgtttgcgTGGCCTTTCCACCTAGACAGTTCTTTTGGAATGTGTGAACAGGTACAATAGCTATGTTATATTTACTGCTATGCCATTCTTTCCCAGCTTCTTTATACAGATAGAAATTTTGTGATTTGTGCTCCAACTGGCTCTGGAAAAACTGTAATGTTCGAGCTAGCTATTACCAGATTACTTATGGAAGTCCCAATGCCTTGGTTAAATATTAAAGTTGTTTATAGTAAGTATTATGCAGCTTTAAGCATTTTGATGACAGCAGTAGAAAATTTCATTCTATGAGTGTGAAGGTAGAGATTGAGTGCTTTAATAATATTGAAATTATGTAATTAACTGTAGTGTATAAATATAGTGACCACCATAGCTtaatacagataaaaataaaatactgtaaagaatttattctctAATAAGGCAAGATGTACATGAAAAGGAGAGAATGAAGCAAATGATATTAAACCAAATTCTTGTGGGCAGAGCCAGAATTTAAGCAGTATCTTTTGTATGCCTGTCTGCTGCTTTAagagaatacatttttctgcatttgctcATCTGGAAAAGTTTCATACTGTTGCTTTCTGTCTATTCTTTCTGTTGCTCAATGGCAACAGAGCCATGGTTCTTGTGAGTTTTAACTGATCTATCTAGATATTAAAGAATGCTTGAAGATAGTCACATTTGGagacttttctcctttctggtGAAC of Meleagris gallopavo isolate NT-WF06-2002-E0010 breed Aviagen turkey brand Nicholas breeding stock chromosome 10, Turkey_5.1, whole genome shotgun sequence contains these proteins:
- the LOC104912245 gene encoding probable ATP-dependent DNA helicase HFM1 isoform X4 encodes the protein MLFPCIFYDRDLENNKSNIWWIAPAPAIDEIPPAEELQRELEKNAASSCMGGIKHQKFIQQCKSITEEVNNKSPVPTCFGTASEKEVLQLCVGGRTKKHGSLKMASMFLSPDQAKYKIGTEIFQQPDSNFSKTKILINFPENGDDESVHSTFRKSLFKMPDCMYKNTEFKERSTDMKEFNTHFNTSENMTEVKKNAWREDHQPPVTTDSGFILHRVNDGDMASKIGIKIKSLSSASKILDMTGTTGRNLEILRAVTEIPTQFRCIFKEFPYFNYAQSKALDDLLYTDRNFVICAPTGSGKTVMFELAITRLLMEVPMPWLNIKVVYMAPIKALCSQRFDDWKEKFGPIGLSCKELTGDTVVDDLFEIHHAHIIITTPEKWDSMTRRWKDNSIVQLVRLFLIDEVHVIKDESRGATLEVVVSRMKTVQSSLWRLSENHHVPPLRFVAVSATIPNAEDIAEWLSDGKIPAVCQKVDEDQRPVKLRKIVLGFPCSDSQTEFKFDLTLNYKIASVIQAYSDQKPVLVFCATRKGVQQAASVLSKDAKFLLNVEQKQRLQKSANSLKDSKLRDLLMYGVAYHHAGMELSDRKIIEGVFTAGDLPVLLVFILMSIYFDLV
- the LOC104912245 gene encoding probable ATP-dependent DNA helicase HFM1 isoform X5 translates to MLFPCIFYDRDLENNKSNIWWIAPAPAIDEIPPAEELQRELEKNAASSCMGGIKHQKFIQQCKSITEEVNNKSPVPTCFGTASEKEVLQLCVGGRTKKHGSLKMASMFLSPDQAKYKIGTEIFQQPDSNFSKTKILINFPENGDDESVHSTFRKSLFKMPDCMYKNTEFKERSTDMKEFNTHFNTSENMTEVKKNAWREDHQPPVTTDSGFILHRVNDGDMASKIGIKIKSLSSASKILDMTGTTGRNLEILRAVTEIPTQFRCIFKEFPYFNYAQSKALDDLLYTDRNFVICAPTGSGKTVMFELAITRLLMEVPMPWLNIKVVYMAPIKALCSQRFDDWKEKFGPIGLSCKELTGDTVVDDLFEIHHAHIIITTPEKWDSMTRRWKDNSIVQLVRLFLIDEVHVIKDESRGATLEVVVSRMKTVQSSLWRLSENHHVPPLRFVAVSATIPNAEDIAEWLSDGKIPAVCQKVDEDQRPVKLRKIVLGFPCSDSQTEFKFDLTLNYKIASVIQAYSDQKPVLVFCATRKGVQQAASVLSKDAKFLLNVEQKQRLQKSANSLKDSKLRVVFILMSIYFDLV